In Paenibacillus segetis, the genomic window AAGTGATCAGCAGCCTGCAAGACGTGAATGCGCCCAAAGAAAGAGTTGTACTCAAGACAGATCTAATCATTCGCAATAGTTGTAAAGAGAAAGTGTAGTAGACGGATGTAATATGTCTTATGAACGGCTAAGTGGCTTAGCACCCCTGTATCGCTAAATATCCATCGTATATAGATCAGCTATAATCGATAGCCACTTGCCGGCATTCCCCGTCCAGACCTCTTTGTAAGTAGCGTTATTAAATTGAGGCCAATAGGGCTCATCCTCATTACCAAATGTCTGGATGCCTACCGGAATTTCTCCGGTCATTTCACCGCTCATCACCGAATATTGCTGTGCATAACGATAGCCCTCGCCATACATCAGTGATTGACCAAATGGATTTTTACCCACAATCCATTGCAGCTGCCCTTCTGCAATCTCCTTTAATGTACGGTCCTGTAAATATGTAGCGGCTAATGAAGCAGCCTTCCCGGTAGATAAGATAATGGCATTGTTGCCTCTAAAAGAGAACCATACAGGGAACTTACGCAAATAATAGGAATCGTTCAATTTAACGCCGTGTTTCAACTGGTGCTGATAATCTTCTCGTGCACGGTGATCCGTCAGAATATGCTGATAATTAAAGCTCTTTTCATCTAAATTCTCCTCGATATGATATATACCGCTCGATATCATGGGATAAGGCAATGTGTAGGTCGCCAGATCCTTCAAATATTGTCCATAAGCTTGGATGGATTGAAGCCAGCTCTCTGCTCTAGGATGATCATTTTGCGTTTCGTGAACGGCGATAAGGGCAAGCATGTACAAATGCTCTCGGGCTTGATGATTGAAGTGTTGTACGACCTGTTTATTCGGGTGACGGTAGAAGAATCCAGATAATGTGGAGTTATTATCAAGAACAACTCCTTCTAACTCTTGGCAATCTTGCACGTATGCGATGAATTCTGCGGCTTTGAGGGCGTACCATTCATCCTTTGTTATACGGTACAGCATCGATGCTGCCCAAGAAGCCGTGGCCATATATAGACTTTCTGAGGTTTGATACGTATGTTCCCAGAAAATAGGCTTCTGCTCAAAGCCATGCTGTTCAAATTCAGTTATCGCAAATTGGAAATCTTCCTTTGCGATCTGATGCAGACGGTTGGATAGGGCAGGATTGTCTGCCAACTGGCTACTAATGTAGGCCTCGATTCCCGCACAATAGAAATTCTCGTAGGCTTGATTGTGAACGCGGGCTTCTGCGTCGTCCATATTGCCGATTCGTCCATCAGTCCAGCGAGTAATACCGGCGCTTGTCGCTCGGAATCCATCGCCGAAACGTGTCTTCAGCATGAAATCCAATCCCCATTCTCCTTCTTCCAATAGCCGGAGATAAAGGTTCTTGTCTATTAGCTTAACCTTCTCCGCCATCTCAAAGAGCGAGAGGGTTACTTCGGCTGTTTGAATTAGCTGTTGCGATACATCTCCAGCATCATGCCAACCCCCATTGAAGGACAAGATTGTACCCTC contains:
- a CDS encoding glycoside hydrolase family 9 protein translates to MNSKFIEAIKQSGYIHRPLELNEEHSLESKQNNHTVLEEKCLFDSEHFNHSDWTRQGVCDLRMLPSQELQLSSPSLMPNWPEGAPEDGDYVNFGTANLVKRFARENWENFNRITLEVFPNFTGVPNAYIMLRFKNQGVIQVPDIYHREGYHGINLKNHEWNTVHLEIQGLPRDAITELSIGYYLVGKERTTGDELELRLRKVKLEKVEEYEISKGWLPKPNDIIYSHSGYSLSGIKTAFASQLPAERFQVKHAETNEIAYTGDIDQMETDLGKFHIMDFSKFDQEGRYYLQVGALTSDPFTIGSSEDIWHASIWKSLNFIFCERCGYPVPGIHGSCHADIVAQHEGTILSFNGGWHDAGDVSQQLIQTAEVTLSLFEMAEKVKLIDKNLYLRLLEEGEWGLDFMLKTRFGDGFRATSAGITRWTDGRIGNMDDAEARVHNQAYENFYCAGIEAYISSQLADNPALSNRLHQIAKEDFQFAITEFEQHGFEQKPIFWEHTYQTSESLYMATASWAASMLYRITKDEWYALKAAEFIAYVQDCQELEGVVLDNNSTLSGFFYRHPNKQVVQHFNHQAREHLYMLALIAVHETQNDHPRAESWLQSIQAYGQYLKDLATYTLPYPMISSGIYHIEENLDEKSFNYQHILTDHRAREDYQHQLKHGVKLNDSYYLRKFPVWFSFRGNNAIILSTGKAASLAATYLQDRTLKEIAEGQLQWIVGKNPFGQSLMYGEGYRYAQQYSVMSGEMTGEIPVGIQTFGNEDEPYWPQFNNATYKEVWTGNAGKWLSIIADLYTMDI